A region from the Azospirillum thermophilum genome encodes:
- a CDS encoding ferredoxin--NADP reductase produces MSNLINERVLRVHHWTDTLFSFTTTRDPSFRFEPGQFTMIGLMVEGRPLLRAYSLVSAHYEETLEFFSIKVQDGPLTSRLQYLKEGDTLLVNRKATGTLVASNLLPGRNLYLLSTGTGLAPFLSIIKDPELYEKFDRVILTHGTRTVAELAYDELIRTALPENEFFGEQVKEKLLYYPTVTREPFRNQGRLTDLIENGKLFADLGLPDLDPEKDRVMICGSPAMLADTSAIMDRRGFAMGHNGVPGAYVIEKAFVER; encoded by the coding sequence ATGAGCAACCTCATCAACGAGCGCGTCCTGCGCGTCCACCACTGGACCGACACGCTGTTCAGCTTCACCACCACCCGCGACCCGTCCTTCCGCTTCGAGCCGGGGCAGTTCACCATGATCGGCCTGATGGTCGAGGGGCGCCCGCTGCTGCGCGCCTACAGCCTGGTCAGCGCCCATTACGAGGAGACGCTGGAGTTCTTCAGCATCAAGGTGCAGGACGGCCCGCTGACCTCGCGGCTGCAGTATCTGAAGGAAGGCGACACGCTGCTGGTCAACCGCAAGGCGACCGGCACGCTGGTGGCCAGCAACCTGCTGCCGGGCCGCAACCTGTATCTTCTGTCCACCGGCACCGGCCTCGCCCCCTTCCTGTCGATCATCAAGGATCCGGAGCTGTACGAGAAGTTCGACCGGGTGATCCTGACCCACGGCACCCGCACGGTGGCCGAGCTGGCCTATGACGAGCTGATCCGCACCGCCCTGCCGGAGAACGAGTTCTTCGGCGAGCAGGTGAAGGAAAAGCTGCTCTACTACCCCACCGTCACGCGCGAGCCCTTCCGCAACCAGGGCCGCCTGACCGACCTGATCGAGAACGGCAAGCTGTTCGCCGACCTCGGCCTGCCGGATCTCGATCCGGAGAAGGACCGCGTGATGATCTGCGGCAGCCCGGCCATGCTGGCCGACACCAGCGCGATCATGGACCGCCGCGGCTTCGCCATGGGCCACAACGGCGTCCCCGGCGCCTACGTGATCGAGAAGGCCTTCGTGGAGCGGTAA